The genomic segment GCCCCGGGCTGCTggcgggcccgggggcgggggcgggcagaCCTCCAGGGCGGGCTCCCTGCGCCGCCTTCAGCTGCAGCAGTGCCCGGTGATACTTGCCGATGGCTTCCCGGAACTTCTTCTCTCGGTAGCAGCGCTGGCCCTCCGCCTTGAACGCCACGGCGGCCCGCAGGCTGCTGTCGAGCGCCGCGCCCAGGCCTCCCGACGgctctggggcagggctgggccgagCCGAGCCATGGCGGGGGCCCGGGCCCGGCGGGGAGAGGGCGGGAGGCGGGCGCGGCGGAGGCTCCGGGGCAGCGCTGAGCATCAGCACCGGGGACAGCGCGCCGCGCTGCATTGTGGGAAACTCCTGCGGCCGCCGCTGCAGCTACCGCATCGCCCCCCGCGGGGCCGGTCCCCACCCTTTCTCCGCCCCCGCACCTCCGGCAGTCGACTCCGCCTGCCCCCTATGGGTCTAGAGAACCCCCTCAGGACTTTCCCATTCTATCCTCCAAATCAGCCCCAGCCCTAGTTCTTCAGCCGGCCTCTCCCTTGTTCCCACTCCCCTTACCTCCCACCCTCCTGCCTGCTCTCCTCCCCCATGCCCAAAGCTCCCAAAGCTTTCTAGAAGGAAAAGACAAGTCTTggggaaagagcaggaagagaTCAACCTCGTTGGAAAGCTGGTTTTCAGACCCCTAGTCATTTCCCATATTTGGATAAGAACACAGGTTACGGACTCAGGCTGCCCAGAGTCAATTCCCTGCTTATTTTCTCACTAGTTGTAGCACTTGGACACATCACCCAAATTACCTGGGACTCTATATCCTCGTCAGTAACATAAGACAATGATAGCAGCTTGGAAACCCATTTGTTCATCTATGCAACAAATACTCACTGATATATTTTCTGTGACCAGTTCTGGTCTGGGTGATGCCGGGAAGAGCAGCTACTGAGAGAGCCTTGGACCCTACTCTCTCTGAGCCCCTAGTCCGTGGGGAGACAGACCAGTGACCCGACAGTGACAGCCCAGAGTGGGCTCACCTGGGAAGCTCAGACGAAGTGGCCAGGGTGGGATAGGGAGACACAGGCAGGGGGTCGAGCCCTGGATGGGGGAGACACAACAGGTTGTCAGGGTCCAGAGGAGGTGCCTGCCCTAGACTGAGGCGGTGagtgaaggcttcctggaggaggggatcACTCTACGAACCAAAGAGATCTGCTTCTTGTCCTGAGTTCACTGTCTGGGGAGGAGACACAGTGGGAAAGCAGACAAGGGACAGCCCGGAGTGAGCGGCACAATAatgcacagagaaggaagcatgTGAGAGgcttttgagagaaaaacaggGTGAACAGGTGAGCGGGATGGTTGATATTCCACTCTCCTTAGCTGCTCACTTGGTGGTGGGACCTTGGCCAAGCTCCTTGATCCTCCTccaccctgccttcctcctgtgtGACCTGGGGATACTATGTGAGTGTATTTCAGAGTAGTTGTAGGGACTGAATTATGTTATGTAGGTAAAGCACTTggcgcagagcctggcacaggaaTGGGCAATTAACAACCCCTGTTTCTTATCACCCATGAGACTGTGAGGTGTATGATCTTAACAGCCtgaccccaggggcacctggctggctcagtcaagaGCCTGGCCCCAAGTCAGCACCCATGTATAgttgttgaatgagtgagtgaatgaataatttCGGTACTGTATAtattcccaccctcccccacacctgcAAGACCCTGGTTTGGGCCTCAGCTCCAAGCACCAAGCTTATATTTCCACTCTCCCCTCACCCTGCCACCGCACATCCTCTTTCTGGAGGGCCACATGGCAGGTCCCACCCTATAGGTCCAAACCTGAACTCAGcacttaaatattttctgagcacctactaaaTAGCTGGGTGCCAGGGGCTCGGCAGAAACAAGGGACAAGCATACCTATCTCACAGTCCTGCTAGGATGTAGTGCTAACAATTTCCATAACACCTACtgtcaggcactgtcctaaaGTTCTATGTACTTATTAACTCACATTCTCATCACACCTCTATGAGGCCAGTGCTATAAATATACCCATTGACACTGTGGCTCTTCAGGGGTTAAGTAAATCAGATCCTATTTATAGAACACTTGCTATCAAAGACCCATACTACCCCAGACTGATGACTCTCACAGGCCAGCATATTATATGTGATGTGTTGGGCTCGTCCAACCATTAAAAAATAGTGAATTTGTTGCTAACTTACAAACGTAGAGATACTTACGGAACCGTAGATGTTCAGCTACACTTGAACAAAATCTGAAAATCTGGCAACATCGAGGTAGCATTCCTTACGGCTGGGGCAGGTGTTCTCAGCTTCCCACAGTCCCCATCCCTCCCAGTTTCTTCTCAGCCTGAGACCAAGAGCCATTCAGATTGCAGCGTCTCTGTCCATTTATCTCCAGTAGGCGGTTACGCTTGGGATGCTAGTTTTAGGTCGCGGAGCCGCGCTTGCGGAAGGCCGCCAGTGCCCCCTGGCGGAGAGGTCCAGAATTCGCCTCGTATCTCCCAGCCGCCATTAAGAGACTTGGTAAAGAACATCCAATCAGAAGAATGAGAGGCCCGGAAAGTGACCAATCAAAAGCAAGAGAGGGGTCGGAATTCGACCAACGAGGACAGAGAGCgctcagaattaaaaaaacaccTCTTTTATTGAACTGGGAGAAGGATAATCAAGGAGAGTCTTTTTTTGATGGGGTGTCCAGACTCAGGGAGGCCCGGGCTGGGGGCGGCGGAGCAAGCGGGCGGCGGCGAGGCTGGTGCCCTGGAGCTGGGGCCGCGCGTACTTGAGGAAGGTGGCTGCGCGGCCGGGCGCGGGGCCTCGGAGCGCGGCGCGGGCCATGCACGGCTCGAGCGGGCGCAGCTCCGCGGGGCTGCGGCGGGGAGACGGAGAAACTGAGGCGGGGGTAGGGGCAGCGGTGAAGACCACCTGTCCTCGGACCAATCAGGGGGTCTCGGGAGGTTGGCCTGGAGGGCGCCGAGGACGGGCAGACCCCCGATTCTCCCCCGCAGGACGAGGCCAgtggagagcaggaggggggcTGAAGGTGGACAGACATCCAGCTCTACCCCGGAGGGTGGGGGGTAGAGGGACGGGCTGGGCGAAAAGAGGACTCACCCTGGCATCCAGTTAAATGGTTAATAGAGAGGTGGGGGGCACCCCTCTGGACACCCCATTTGCGgccagaggggcagctgggggacTCGAGGTTGGCCAACCTCTCATTCTCAACCTTGGGACGCAGCTAGGATCTTCCGAGGCCAGGAAGATGCTCTATCTTCCACCCTGGGGCAAGGTTAAGAGTCCCCAAATCTAGACAAACACCTCATTCTCGGACACCCCCAGACTAGACAGGCACAGCATTTTCTCACATCCAGAAAAATCAAGTCTGGGTGcaccccctcccctggctccAAGGTCTCTCATTCTCTGAGACGGTAAAGACTGTGAccgggaaggggcgcctgggtgcctcggtcggctgagcgtccgacttcagctcaggtcatgatcaggtcagcttgtgagtttgagccccgcgtcagggtctgtgctggcagcttgcagcctggagcctgcttcggattctgtgcctccctctctctctgacccaacccactcgcattctgtctctgtctctctcaaaaataaacattaaaaaaaattttttttaagtaaaaaaaataaagactgaccAGGAATGTAGGTCCCTGGAGCCATACCTGTAAAGCGCCGGCTCCAGGCCGGAGCCCGCCCCGTCGAGCAAGCGATGCGCCAGGCTCAGCGCCGCAGCTGCGCGCCGACCCGGCTCCCATCCCGCTGCCTCGGCCTCCAGCAGAGACAGCTCCAGAAAATAGGTGGCAAAGAGCGTCACCTGCCAAAGCCCCGGGGAGATGAGGCCACGCCCCTACCCCCGTACAAGCCACGCCCCTGCCCCCCTTGCCCCGCACCTGGGGGCTGCTCCCGGCCAGCGCGGCGAGGAGCCCGAGGCAGAGTAGCGGGCCCGGGTGGTGCAGCCGGAAATCCAAGCGGCTCAGGATGCGGCGCTCTGCGCGCAGGAGCTCGGCCCTCGAGAAGGAGCCAGCgcccaggaggcagagggaggcacactgcgggttggggtggggggtggggggtgagggagaagacGTGGGGGAGTCTTGGACCCCTGCCCTGCAGCGCTTCAGTCTCCGTTCTGGACCTCGATTTCCTAGTCTGTAAAGTGGGGCCATTGATTTGTTTCTGGAAGCCATGGAGAGCACAGGCTTCAGAATCAGACCTGGGTTCGAGTCTTACTGTGTGACAAGGACATCACTGAAGCTCTGAGGCTCCgtttcctcgtctataaaacGAAATAGTCCTCTCTACTTCACCAGGCAGCTCTGATAAGGCACCGGCTCGAACTACTCAAGGGCCACAACGACTGTTGTTCAAGACTGACTCCAAATCCCACCTGTTTGGGGCAAAATgtccttccctgggcctcagtctcctcctccgGTAAAGGGACACCGTGGTAGCCCTGACCTCATACAGATATGCCGGGATTCCAAGAGTGAGTAAAGCGCTAGCTCGGCACACGGTAGGTGTTTCATCTGTGACGAGGCGAGAGAGGCTTCCACCCTCCCAAGCCCCACTCCGGAAGTACCTCGGGAAGCACGCATTCCTCCATTTTGCAGGCCACGAACAGGCAGGCCACGCCCAGCAGCTGCAGGCGCTGGAGGCGCACTCTGCCGGCGCGCAGGTAGGAATCGAGCAGGTGCACCGCCAGGTAGAGCGTGTCCCCCGCCAGGCCCAGGTACTCCTGGGGAGGGGCGTGAGTGACCACCGGGGATCTAGGCTGCGACgccggcccagccctgccccctcccggATACGTACGTGCACCTGGATCAGCCAGTCCACCACGAGCGCGCGCATCTCCGGGGTCACAGCGCGGGGCAGGGCCCTCCGGGGCAGCGCGTGGCACACCTGGGGTTGGGCAGGGACAGCCTCACTCTCCACACCTGTGCTTCGGCTTCTCGCCTGAGCTCCAGCCCTAAGTGCAGCAGCCTCCTCGCACCGACGGGAGGAAGCGTGAGTGCCCCGCCGCCCACCCCCGAAACCGGCCTCCAGTCTTCTCCAAATGTGCCTCTATTCCTTGTCCCCATTAGAGCCTTGGACTTTGTTCCGGACGCCTCCCTATCCATCTCTCCAGTCTGTAGCCCTCATGGCCACGGGTCCTCCTAAGCATCAACCCCTGGGTTTCCAGACCACTAGTGGTCACCAGCCCTCCACTCATTCTcagatcctccccccccccaagggtCTTTCTAAGATACAAAATTGGCCAAGGAACTCCCCAGCTTAAAACCCTTTCATGGCTGCCAGGACCCTCAGGAGAAAACCCTAACTGCTTTCTGACTCTCAGgcactgcccccgcccccccgccccgcctttgacccccctccccccagtgccAACACTGCCAACCTCTTCCCTTGTCTCCCCTCACAACCCACACTCCAGCTACATCAGCCTTCTCTAGCCCTAAACTATGCCAAGCTCATTCCCACCCCAGGGCATTTGCACGATCCTTCCCCAGCTCCCTGCATTGTCAATTCCTCAGCCCTTCAAACCTCAGCTCAGCTTTCCTACACAGAATTCTCCCTACACCCATTGCACTCCCTCTCGGTATTTTCAGTCTGGAGGTAACCTGCTGTTTCCTTGTGTGTTTTGTCTGTTTGCCTCCCTAGGCTGCTGGTACCACAAGGGCAGGGATTTCTCTCTGGATCACAGCTGTATCTCAGTTCCTAAAAGAGTCCCTGGATGGGGAGAGACAACTCACAAGATGCTTCTTGAATGAATTCATCCCTGCGGTGTTTCTCCCGATAGTGCCTATCTTGCACAGGTATCTGCGGACTTACCGAGCCTGCACTTTGGTCTTGGGGGGCCTTTCTGCAATGACTGCCTACATCGGCTTGGCTGTCCACAATGACAGCAGACTATGTTGTTCATGACAGCATCCCCAGGGCCGGGAACATGCTCAAAAACATTTGGTAAGAAACCGCTAAGTGTTTGTAAGCGAATACATGTCAGAGACACGCGGGAGGGGCTGTGCACTAGCAAAGGAGGGGCTGCAGGCCGCCGGGCGTTCCGGAAGGCTCGTGGAGTGGGCCAGCCTGAGCCTCGTCAAACCCGCACCCCTCTGCTGCCGTCCGGGCCGCGCTCACCATGACTTCGGCGAAGATGTCCCCAGCGTACTCGAGCTCTCCCGCCAGTCCCAGCGCGCTCAGCGCCTCCGCCAGCCCGGGCGGCACGCAGGGCCCCGGGGGCCGCCGCGCCTGGCGTCCCGGAGACACGCTCGCGCCCTCGCGGTTGCTGTCGGGGACCGGGACGCTCGGAGGCTCGGGGTCGGACGAGGCAGCGGGACTctgcaggagagaggaggggtcTGGAGTCAGCGCCCTGGAGAcaggcccggggggggggggggggggggaccctaaCTGCTGCCTCTCACCAGCATCCTCCAGGCTGGCGTCAAGATCCGAGCCCAGCGCCCACCTCTTCCCGCTGGAGCTGAGGACCTGTGGCCGGCGCTTTAAACGTGCCTGCACGCATGCGTGCCGAGCACCCGGGCAGGTGCAGAGGCAATGGCGAACGCCCCTCCAAACCTAAGGTCAGGCAGCTGGAGTCAAATCCTCTTCCTGCTACTAACTATGTGATCGGGAACAGCCCCTCCGAGCCTCCCTTTCCTCAGCTGCAAAGTAGGGATTGTTTCCAAACGTGTAAGTGGTCAGTCTGGGCTGGCGCAGCCACCTCCTCGCTGCTCCCCGGTCCCCATCCCCTGTAGTCTGTCAGCCCCATTCAGCCAGAAGGGATCCGGTGCACGCCCAAGTCAGATCCCACCCTGCCTCTGTTCACAACTCCACCGTGTCTCCCATCTCAATGGGAAAGTCCATGAGGTCCTATATTGTCCTcccaacctccccacccccctcatgtCTCCTGCCACACCGGCCTCCTGGCTCGTTCTCACCCACACGAGGCACGCTCCTACCCCAGCACCTTCGCACTCGCTGTTCCCCTTGCCTGAATTGCGCTTCCCTCAGATCCCTCATTTAAGGTGTTTACTCAGATGTTACCTCCTCTGTGA from the Prionailurus viverrinus isolate Anna chromosome E2, UM_Priviv_1.0, whole genome shotgun sequence genome contains:
- the CCNP gene encoding cyclin-P yields the protein MLFPPLGIFRSSTHPTFAFLARLSGFTPTSPHQSPAASSDPEPPSVPVPDSNREGASVSPGRQARRPPGPCVPPGLAEALSALGLAGELEYAGDIFAEVMVCHALPRRALPRAVTPEMRALVVDWLIQVHEYLGLAGDTLYLAVHLLDSYLRAGRVRLQRLQLLGVACLFVACKMEECVLPECASLCLLGAGSFSRAELLRAERRILSRLDFRLHHPGPLLCLGLLAALAGSSPQVTLFATYFLELSLLEAEAAGWEPGRRAAAALSLAHRLLDGAGSGLEPALYSPAELRPLEPCMARAALRGPAPGRAATFLKYARPQLQGTSLAAARLLRRPQPGPP